From the genome of Phytohabitans rumicis, one region includes:
- a CDS encoding GntR family transcriptional regulator, producing MDATTEVGTSSALVDETAAAIRARIMSGDIPIGAQLRQAELAKTLGVSRTPVREALRQLQAGGLIEVVPNRGAVVRVPAPWEVREAYEVRAELEGLACVRAVDRISRDTLDELRATNELLRPGDAPPNPASHAANDRFHTLIHQIAGNERLAKVIREINEAFPRNVSALVLQDNPRHRVDNFAEHARILDALAAEDAATARHEMQSHVLSAGEQLARWYERRSATILLRRS from the coding sequence ATGGACGCCACAACAGAGGTGGGCACGAGCAGCGCGCTCGTCGACGAGACCGCGGCCGCGATTCGGGCCCGGATCATGTCCGGCGACATCCCGATCGGGGCGCAGCTGCGCCAAGCCGAGCTGGCCAAGACGCTCGGGGTCAGCCGCACCCCGGTCCGCGAGGCGCTGCGCCAGTTGCAGGCCGGCGGCCTGATCGAGGTGGTGCCCAACCGGGGCGCGGTCGTGCGGGTGCCGGCGCCGTGGGAGGTGCGCGAGGCGTACGAGGTGCGCGCCGAGCTGGAGGGGCTGGCCTGCGTGCGCGCGGTCGACCGGATCAGCCGGGACACCCTCGACGAGCTGCGCGCCACCAACGAGCTGCTGCGGCCGGGTGACGCGCCGCCCAACCCGGCCTCGCACGCCGCCAACGACCGGTTCCACACGCTGATCCACCAGATCGCCGGCAACGAGCGCCTGGCCAAGGTGATCCGGGAGATCAACGAGGCGTTCCCCCGCAACGTCTCCGCCCTGGTCCTGCAGGACAACCCCCGCCACCGCGTAGACAACTTCGCCGAACACGCCCGCATCCTCGATGCCCTCGCGGCGGAAGACGCCGCAACCGCGCGCCACGAAATGCAGTCCCACGTGTTGAGCGCCGGAGAACAGCTCGCGCGCTGGTACGAACGCCGCAGCGCGACGATCTTGCTCCGTCGATCTTGA
- a CDS encoding FAD-dependent oxidoreductase — translation MTLDTAALRAATPGTRYARHFNAAGAALPSETVLATVVEHLRLESRIGGYEAAEAARDRSENVYALAARLLGAQPDDVALVESATVAWQRAVEALPLRPGDRILAAASSYVSSALHLLELRRSRGVVVEVLPCDRTGAVDLDALEKALREPAALVTVAHVPTSSALVEPVAAVGALAAAAGVPVLLDATQSVGQLPVDVAAIGCDIAVATGRKFLRGPRGTGLLYVSPAMRARLRPPHPDVRGAHWSGDQEYDVTAGARRYETWESAHALRLGLGAALTEALELGVARIGEHLTALAGRLRAALADVPGVRLADPPAGGGAIVTFVHDGHSPADTVRRLRAAGVHLVSVPASHGQWDLGRRGLPAVVRASVHVYNDDGDVEALTNALRGPRTATTPSLLRSGDRADVAVIGAGVHGLSAAWQLARRGARVVQLDRFPDGHTEGSSHGHTRMIRRAYPDAAWDDLVDRAYRAWDELSAAAGRALVTTTGGLYARPGPPGLRGPGCEIVDPARAAELFPGLRLGPDFTAVYDPAAGIIDAAQAMRSLRELGLAHGVVRHTACPAESWTADGSGVAVHTPRGTVYADRLVIAAGPWTGALVPRLREALRVVRIVNVHIGASDPTAVAPPNLGTFSVDVPGVGLLYGIPAFGGSAVKVGLDHGPPADPDRPQSPVTAAEAGELLALARRFVPGADGDVVDTVACRYTMAPRNRFLVGALPETPQVLVASACSGHGFKFGPAIGAIVAGDPPPILDLSGAIPDIPA, via the coding sequence ATGACGCTGGATACCGCAGCGCTGCGGGCGGCTACGCCGGGGACGCGGTACGCGCGGCACTTCAACGCCGCGGGCGCGGCGCTGCCGAGCGAGACCGTGCTCGCCACCGTCGTCGAGCACCTGCGGCTGGAGTCGCGGATCGGCGGGTACGAGGCGGCCGAGGCCGCGCGCGACCGCAGCGAGAACGTCTACGCCCTGGCCGCCCGCCTGCTGGGCGCCCAGCCGGACGACGTCGCCCTGGTGGAGAGCGCGACGGTCGCCTGGCAGCGGGCCGTCGAGGCGCTGCCGCTGCGCCCCGGCGACCGGATCCTCGCCGCGGCGTCCAGCTACGTCAGCTCGGCGCTGCACCTGCTGGAGCTGCGCCGCAGCCGGGGCGTCGTGGTCGAGGTGCTGCCGTGCGACCGCACCGGCGCGGTCGACCTGGACGCGCTGGAGAAGGCGCTGCGGGAGCCGGCGGCACTCGTCACGGTGGCCCACGTGCCGACCTCCTCGGCGCTGGTCGAACCCGTCGCGGCGGTCGGTGCGCTGGCCGCCGCCGCGGGCGTGCCGGTGCTGCTGGACGCCACCCAGTCGGTCGGGCAGCTGCCGGTCGACGTGGCCGCGATCGGCTGCGACATCGCGGTGGCGACCGGGCGCAAGTTCCTGCGCGGCCCGCGCGGCACCGGCCTGCTGTACGTCAGCCCCGCGATGCGGGCCCGGCTGCGCCCGCCGCATCCGGACGTACGCGGTGCGCACTGGAGCGGCGACCAGGAGTACGACGTGACGGCCGGCGCCCGGCGGTACGAGACGTGGGAGTCCGCGCACGCGTTGCGGCTCGGGCTCGGTGCCGCGCTCACCGAGGCGCTGGAGCTGGGCGTGGCGCGCATCGGCGAGCACCTGACCGCGCTCGCCGGCCGGCTGCGCGCGGCGCTCGCGGACGTCCCCGGCGTACGCCTCGCCGACCCGCCCGCGGGCGGCGGCGCGATCGTCACCTTCGTCCACGATGGACACTCCCCGGCCGACACGGTACGGCGGCTGCGGGCAGCCGGCGTGCACCTGGTGTCCGTGCCGGCCAGCCACGGCCAGTGGGACCTCGGCCGGCGCGGCCTGCCCGCCGTGGTCCGCGCCTCGGTGCACGTCTACAACGACGACGGCGACGTCGAGGCCCTGACCAACGCCCTGCGCGGCCCCCGCACGGCAACCACACCCTCTCTGCTGCGCTCCGGGGACCGCGCGGACGTGGCCGTCATCGGCGCGGGCGTGCACGGCCTGTCGGCCGCCTGGCAGCTGGCTCGACGTGGCGCCCGCGTGGTCCAGCTCGACCGGTTTCCGGACGGGCACACCGAAGGGTCGTCGCACGGGCACACCCGGATGATCCGCCGCGCGTACCCGGATGCGGCGTGGGACGACCTGGTGGACCGCGCGTACCGGGCGTGGGACGAGCTGAGCGCCGCCGCTGGGCGGGCGCTGGTCACCACGACGGGCGGTCTCTACGCCCGCCCGGGACCGCCGGGACTGCGGGGACCGGGGTGCGAAATCGTGGATCCGGCGCGGGCCGCCGAGTTGTTTCCGGGGCTGCGGCTGGGCCCGGACTTCACGGCCGTCTACGACCCGGCGGCGGGCATCATCGACGCCGCGCAGGCGATGCGGTCGCTGCGCGAGCTCGGCCTGGCGCACGGGGTGGTACGCCACACGGCCTGCCCCGCCGAGAGCTGGACCGCCGACGGGAGCGGGGTGGCGGTGCACACTCCGCGAGGGACTGTCTACGCGGATAGGCTCGTCATCGCCGCCGGACCGTGGACCGGCGCGCTCGTCCCCCGCCTTCGCGAGGCACTGCGCGTGGTCCGGATCGTGAACGTCCACATCGGAGCGTCCGACCCCACGGCGGTGGCGCCGCCAAACCTCGGCACCTTCTCGGTCGACGTGCCCGGTGTGGGGCTGCTGTACGGCATTCCGGCCTTCGGCGGCAGCGCGGTGAAGGTGGGCCTGGACCACGGCCCGCCCGCCGACCCGGACCGTCCACAGTCGCCGGTGACCGCGGCGGAGGCGGGTGAGCTGCTAGCGCTGGCCCGCCGCTTCGTGCCCGGCGCGGACGGCGACGTGGTGGACACCGTCGCCTGCCGCTACACCATGGCCCCGCGCAACCGCTTCCTGGTCGGCGCGCTCCCCGAAACCCCGCAGGTCCTCGTCGCGTCGGCATGCTCGGGCCACGGCTTCAAGTTCGGTCCCGCGATCGGCGCCATCGTGGCCGGGGATCCACCGCCGATCTTGGACTTGTCAGGTGCCATTCCGGACATCCCGGCATGA
- a CDS encoding aldehyde dehydrogenase family protein, translating to MEPFLIDGEWIAPGDRETIPVVDPATGAPFTAVAQATTVDVDRAVAAAARAYADRRWSGLAPLERTRVLTRIADLIEEHLEELAVLETRDNGKPIERSRADVAFAAKDFRHFAGAPGRLTGTVIPIDGGAHHVYTALEPVGVAALVLPWNFPIMTAAHKLAPALAAGCPVVVKPAEQTPLTMLRLARLCAGAGLPDGVLNVLTGDGRVGAALVAHPGVAKVSFTGSTEVGRLVMAAAADTTKRLTLELGGKSPNIIFADADLDAATVTAMRASFGHSGQMCTAGSRILVQRSIVEEMTARLSAATRRVPVGNGLDGGVSVGPLVSEEQRQQVLSYIAKGTAEGATVTVGGGVPDRPGYFVEPTLFTGVTNDMVIAREEIFGPVAGVIAFEDEAEAVAIANDTAYGLAAGVWTRDLSRAHRMAAALRAGTVWVNTYNIFDPALPYGGVRDSGLGRELGDDALKAFCEPKSVVIAL from the coding sequence ATGGAACCGTTCCTGATCGACGGCGAGTGGATCGCCCCGGGCGACCGGGAGACGATCCCGGTCGTCGACCCGGCCACCGGCGCCCCGTTCACCGCCGTGGCGCAAGCGACCACAGTGGACGTCGACCGGGCGGTCGCCGCCGCCGCGCGGGCGTACGCCGACCGCCGCTGGTCGGGGCTGGCGCCGCTGGAACGCACGCGCGTGCTGACCCGGATCGCCGACCTGATCGAGGAGCACCTGGAGGAGCTGGCCGTCCTGGAGACCCGGGACAACGGCAAGCCGATCGAGCGTTCCCGCGCCGACGTCGCCTTCGCCGCCAAGGACTTCCGGCACTTCGCGGGCGCGCCCGGCCGGCTGACCGGCACCGTGATCCCGATCGACGGCGGCGCTCACCACGTGTACACGGCGCTGGAACCGGTCGGCGTCGCGGCCCTGGTGCTGCCGTGGAACTTTCCGATCATGACGGCCGCGCACAAGCTGGCGCCCGCGCTGGCCGCCGGCTGCCCGGTGGTGGTCAAGCCGGCCGAGCAGACCCCGCTGACGATGCTGCGGCTGGCCCGGCTCTGCGCCGGCGCCGGCCTGCCGGACGGCGTACTGAACGTGTTGACCGGCGACGGCCGGGTCGGCGCGGCGCTGGTGGCGCACCCCGGCGTGGCGAAGGTGTCGTTCACCGGGTCCACAGAGGTCGGTCGGCTGGTGATGGCCGCCGCAGCCGACACCACCAAGCGCCTCACCCTCGAACTGGGCGGCAAGAGCCCGAACATCATTTTCGCGGACGCCGACCTGGACGCCGCCACCGTGACGGCGATGCGGGCGTCGTTCGGCCACTCCGGACAGATGTGTACGGCCGGCAGCCGGATCCTCGTGCAAAGGTCCATTGTGGAGGAGATGACCGCGCGGCTGAGCGCGGCCACCCGCCGCGTCCCGGTCGGCAACGGGCTGGACGGCGGCGTCTCGGTCGGCCCGCTGGTCTCCGAGGAGCAGCGGCAGCAGGTGCTGTCGTACATCGCGAAGGGCACCGCGGAGGGCGCGACGGTCACGGTCGGCGGCGGGGTGCCGGACCGGCCCGGCTACTTCGTCGAACCGACGCTCTTCACCGGCGTCACCAACGACATGGTGATCGCCCGGGAGGAGATCTTCGGTCCGGTGGCCGGCGTCATCGCGTTCGAGGACGAGGCCGAGGCGGTCGCGATCGCCAACGACACGGCGTACGGGCTGGCGGCCGGCGTCTGGACCCGCGACCTGTCCCGCGCGCACCGGATGGCGGCGGCGCTGCGGGCCGGCACCGTCTGGGTCAACACCTACAACATCTTCGACCCGGCCCTGCCGTACGGCGGCGTCCGCGACTCGGGCCTCGGCCGCGAGTTGGGCGACGACGCCCTGAAGGCGTTCTGCGAACCCAAATCCGTCGTGATCGCCCTATGA
- a CDS encoding glutamine synthetase family protein, producing MTSVDERPVAEGGDGASARPMLAGERGGFVERHDLWSPAQYAAAGQLRRVIDEVGLDLVRFAFADQHGVLHGKTLTREAVPGALRSGVTAPSSLLLKDTSGRSAFPVFSADVGVGVEGFAGAGDIVLVPDPTTFRVLPWAGRTGWVLCDVRFPDGSPVPFCTRSLLRAQLDRLAAAGYDMTVGVELEFHVYAGGLAPTSAGGQLLHEEALDRLDDVVGLLHRGLTGLDLPLRSIELEFGPSQLEITLAATDARLAADHVVLARSAIRQLCRRAGYHATFMSRPAGATSASTGWHLHQSLRDRATGRPAFDTDTDVMAHYLGGLLAHAPAAAAFTTPTVNGYKRYLPYSLAPNRVVWGVDNKGAMVRVAGAGSDSGVRLENRSGEPAANPYLYIASQVASGLDGLRRGLDPGPAADSPYAADAVRLPASLGAAVDALAADPVFAEAFGERVVAWYAHLKREEFARYLAHVSDWEQREYLDLF from the coding sequence GTGACCAGCGTCGACGAGCGGCCCGTCGCGGAGGGCGGGGACGGCGCGTCCGCCCGCCCGATGCTGGCCGGCGAGCGGGGCGGGTTCGTCGAGCGGCACGACCTGTGGAGCCCGGCCCAGTACGCCGCCGCCGGCCAGCTGCGCCGGGTCATCGACGAGGTCGGCCTGGACCTGGTCCGCTTCGCCTTCGCCGACCAGCACGGCGTGCTGCACGGCAAGACGCTGACCCGCGAGGCGGTGCCGGGCGCGCTCCGCTCGGGCGTGACGGCGCCCAGTTCGCTGCTGCTCAAGGACACGTCCGGCCGTTCGGCGTTTCCGGTCTTCTCGGCCGACGTCGGGGTCGGCGTCGAGGGCTTCGCCGGGGCCGGCGACATCGTGCTGGTGCCGGACCCGACCACGTTCCGGGTGTTGCCGTGGGCCGGGCGCACCGGCTGGGTGCTCTGCGACGTGCGCTTCCCCGACGGTTCGCCGGTGCCGTTCTGCACCCGGAGCCTGCTGCGCGCACAGCTGGATCGGCTGGCCGCCGCCGGATACGACATGACCGTCGGCGTCGAGCTCGAGTTTCACGTGTACGCCGGCGGCCTGGCACCCACGTCCGCGGGTGGGCAACTGCTGCACGAGGAGGCCCTGGACCGGCTCGACGACGTCGTGGGCCTGTTGCACCGCGGCCTGACCGGGCTCGACCTGCCGCTGCGCTCGATCGAGCTGGAGTTCGGGCCGAGCCAGCTGGAGATCACGCTGGCCGCGACCGACGCGCGGCTCGCCGCCGACCACGTCGTACTGGCCCGCTCGGCGATCCGCCAGCTGTGCCGCCGCGCCGGCTACCACGCCACGTTCATGTCCCGGCCCGCCGGCGCCACCAGCGCCTCCACCGGCTGGCACCTGCACCAGTCGCTGCGCGACCGGGCGACCGGGCGCCCGGCGTTCGACACGGACACCGACGTCATGGCGCACTACCTGGGCGGCCTGCTCGCGCACGCGCCGGCCGCCGCCGCGTTCACCACCCCGACGGTGAACGGCTACAAGCGGTACCTGCCGTACTCGCTCGCCCCGAACCGGGTGGTCTGGGGCGTGGACAACAAGGGCGCGATGGTCCGGGTGGCCGGCGCGGGGAGCGACTCCGGCGTACGGCTGGAGAACCGGTCCGGCGAGCCGGCCGCCAACCCGTACCTCTACATCGCCTCGCAGGTCGCCAGCGGGCTGGACGGCCTGCGCCGCGGCCTGGACCCGGGGCCGGCGGCCGACAGCCCGTACGCCGCCGACGCCGTACGCCTACCCGCCTCGCTCGGTGCCGCGGTCGACGCGCTGGCGGCGGACCCGGTCTTCGCCGAGGCGTTCGGCGAGCGGGTGGTCGCCTGGTACGCCCACCTCAAGCGCGAAGAGTTCGCCCGCTACCTGGCGCACGTCTCCGACTGGGAGCAGCGCGAGTACCTGGACCTGTTCTAA